One Mustelus asterias chromosome 12, sMusAst1.hap1.1, whole genome shotgun sequence genomic region harbors:
- the tbl2 gene encoding transducin beta-like protein 2 — protein MEPLAILALSLLLGAIIFFVSAAVTGSRKAVPPESSSGSINEEGSKVSNGVSDRSTASKKQKLQRPRKEKLQQHVFAHPLLATSLKSHSGNVSCLDFSSNGKYLASCADDRTVRIWSTKNFLEHDHRCLRANVELDHATHVCFSPDSRAFITWLANEETIRVFKMSKKDDGSFAFAAAPEDFPKKHKAPIVNIGIAETGKFIMSASNDTTILIWDLKGEVLATINTNQMNNAYATVSPCGRFVASCGFTPDVKVWEVCFTKSGTFREVMRAFDLKGHSAGIYSFAFSNDSRRMATVSKDGTWKLWDTAVEYKQQQDPYLLYTMKCDVSDPCRIALSPDARVVAISSGFNITMHNAKTGKQEEEFLNVHGEEIADLAFDINSRFLVSCGDRAIRVFHNVVGYRAVIEEMEGRLKKATNEAMRERLQQQIDDAQSALQAVCTKKE, from the exons ATGGAGCCGCTCGCCATCCTAGCCCTGTCGCTGCTGCTCGGCGCGATCATCTTCTTCGTCTCGGCCGCGGTGACCGGATCGCGGAAGGCCGTGCCGCCTGAAAGCAGCAGCGGCAGCATCAATGAGG AGGGCAGTAAAGTCAGTAATGGTGTGAGTGACAGAAGCACAGCATCAAAGAAGCAAAAGTTGCAGCGTCCACGTAAAGAAAAATTGCAGCAACATGTTTTTGCCCACCCACTGCTGGCCACTTCACTAAAG agTCACAGTGGGAATGTCAGCTGCCTGGATTTCAGTAGTAATGGAAAGTACCTGGCTTCCTGTGCTGATGACCGTACAGTACGAATTTGGAGCACAAAAAACTTTCTTGAGCATGACCACCGTTGTTTGCGAGCTAACGTTGAGCTTGATCACGCCACACATGTGTGCTTCAGCCCTGACTCCAG AGCCTTCATCACTTGGCTGGCAAATGAAGAAACAATCCGGGTTTTTAAAATGAGCAAAAAGGATGATGGCTCATTTGCATTCGCTGCTGCGCCTGAAGACTTCCCAAAGAAGCATAAAGCTCCCATTGTGAATATCGGAATTGCGGAAACAG GAAAGTTCATTATGTCTGCATCAAATGACACTACCATCCTGATCTGGGACCTGAAAGGAGAGGTTCTAGCTACAATTAACACTAACCAGATGAACAACGCATACGCCACAGTGTCTCCTTGTGGAAG GTTTGTGGCTTCATGTGGCTTTACACCAGATGTGAAAGTTTGGGAAGTTTGCTTTACCAAATCGGGCACATTCCGTGAGGTGATGAGAGCCTTTGATCTAAAGGGTCATTCAGCTGGCATTTATTCGTTTGCTTTCTCCAATGACTCCAGAAG AATGGCAACAGTTTCTAAAGATGGCACCTGGAAGCTGTGGGACACTGCTGTTGAGTACAAGCAACAGCAGGACCCCTACTTGCTGTACACTATGAAATGCGATGTCTCCGATCCCTGCCGAATCGCTCTGTCCCCTGATGCCAGGGTGGTAGCTATCTCCAGTGGCTTCAACATCACAATGCACAATGCCAAGACGGGCAAGCAGGAGGAAGAGTTTTTAAATGTGCatggggaggagattgctgacTTGGCGTTTGACATCAACAGTAGGTTTTTAGTTTCGTGCGGTGACCGTGCGATCCGAGTCTTCCACAACGTGGTGGGATACCGTGCGGTTATTGAAGAGATGGAAGGCAGGCTAAAGAAAGCAACAAATGAAGCGATGCGGGAGAGATTGCAGCAGCAGATTGATGATGCACAGAGCGCTTTACAGGCAGTGTGTACAAAGAAAGAATAA